A genomic segment from [Flavobacterium] thermophilum encodes:
- the ytzE gene encoding Uncharacterized HTH-type transcriptional regulator ytzE, which produces MKPSTHRMLTRIKSVYMYISEKGTVTTQELVDEFGTTPRTIQRDLNVLMYNDLVRSPSKGKWTTTNKKVRISS; this is translated from the coding sequence TTGAAACCTTCAACACATCGGATGCTTACCCGCATCAAATCCGTGTATATGTACATTAGCGAAAAAGGAACGGTTACGACCCAAGAGCTTGTTGATGAGTTCGGCACCACCCCACGAACGATCCAGCGCGACTTAAACGTGCTTATGTACAACGATCTCGTTCGCAGCCCAAGCAAGGGCAAATGGACGACCACAAACAAAAAAGTGCGCATCTCTTCGTAA
- the rsuA gene encoding Ribosomal small subunit pseudouridine synthase A has product MELRIDKLLAHMGYGTRKEVKKLLKSGAVKVDGAPVRDAKTKVRPDEQIVTVWGETVEYKPFIYLMMNKPSGVVSATEDAVEETVVDLLEEEDRAFSPFPVGRLDKDTEGLLLLTNDGQLAHQLLSPKKHVPKTYFAVVDGEVTEADVAVFQRGVVLDDGYETKPAKLVVLKSGLRSDVEVTITEGKFHQVKRMFQAVGKRVVYLKRIQMGPLALDPDLAVGEYRELTDEEVDMLKQYRPETDEKKGT; this is encoded by the coding sequence GTGGAGCTGCGCATTGACAAGCTGCTCGCCCATATGGGGTATGGGACGAGGAAGGAAGTGAAAAAGCTGCTCAAGTCCGGAGCGGTGAAAGTGGACGGCGCGCCGGTTCGTGATGCGAAAACGAAAGTGCGGCCGGATGAGCAAATCGTGACCGTTTGGGGAGAAACGGTCGAGTACAAGCCATTCATTTACTTGATGATGAATAAGCCTTCGGGGGTCGTTTCCGCGACGGAAGATGCCGTGGAAGAGACGGTCGTCGATTTGCTTGAAGAAGAAGACCGGGCATTTTCCCCGTTTCCGGTCGGGCGGCTTGACAAAGATACGGAAGGGCTGCTGCTCTTGACGAATGACGGCCAGCTCGCCCATCAGCTGTTGTCGCCGAAAAAACACGTGCCGAAAACGTATTTTGCCGTCGTGGACGGGGAAGTGACGGAAGCGGATGTCGCGGTGTTTCAGCGCGGCGTCGTCCTTGATGACGGCTATGAAACAAAGCCGGCCAAGCTCGTTGTGTTGAAATCCGGCCTTCGTTCCGATGTCGAGGTGACGATCACCGAAGGGAAGTTCCATCAAGTGAAGCGGATGTTCCAAGCGGTCGGCAAACGGGTCGTCTATTTAAAACGAATTCAAATGGGGCCGCTCGCCCTTGACCCGGATTTGGCCGTCGGCGAGTATCGGGAATTGACGGACGAAGAGGTGGACATGTTGAAGCAATACCGGCCAGAGACGGACGAAAAAAAAGGAACCTGA